CCAGGGTCATGCCGTGGAAGCCGTTGGTGAAGTTCACGACGGACTCGCGCCCGGTGACCTTGCGCGCCAGCTTCAGCGCCGCCTCGACGGCGTTGGTGCCGCCGGGGCCGGGGAAGGCGACCTTGTAGTCGAGGCCGCGGGGCGTCAGGATCTTCTCGTTGAACGTCTGCAGGAACTCGCGGCGCACGTCGGTGAACATGTCCAGGCCGTGCACGACCCGGTCCTCGAGGTAGTGGTCGATGACGACCTTCTTGAGCTCGGGGTGGTTGTGCCCGTAGTTCAGGGTGCCGGCGCCGGCGAAGAAGTCGATGTACTCGCGGCCGTCCTCGGCGGTCAGCACGGAGCCCTTGGCGTGGGTGAACACGGTGGGCCAGCCACGCGAGTAGCTGCGGACACCGGACTCCAGCTCGATCGGGTCGACGGTGGGGGCGCTGACCTCGTCGGTCAGCTCGGGCTTCTCGGTGGACTCGGTCGCTGCGGTCATGGTCATGACATCTCCCTGGGTGGTGAATCGGTGGTCTGTGGAGGGCGCGGGGGCGCGCTGGGGCGCCTGCGCCGATGGATCTCGGGGCCGACGGGGTCGCCGGAGGTGCGCGGGGTCAGGTGCCGCGGCGCAGCTCGCTGATCTCGTGGAGCAGCTCGGCACCGTGGCCGGGATCCGGGAAGTGGGCCTCCGTCAGCAGCGGGCCGACGGAATGGCTCGCCCCGTGCCGCTCCGCGAAGGAGGCGAACAGGCGCTGGGAGGCGGCATTGTCCGCCGTGATGGTGGTCTCCAGCGTGGTGACCTGCGGAAGGTCTGCCAGCAGGGCGTCCAGCAGGCGGGCGGCGATGCGCCGGCCGCGCTGGGACTCGTCCACCGCGATCTGCCAGACGAACAGCCGCTCCGGCGCCGTGGGGCGCTGATAGCCGAGCACGAAGCCGACCGGCTCACCCGCGGCGATCGCCACCCGCGAGGAGGCGGCGAAGTCGCGAGCCATGATCAGGTAGGCGTACGACGTGTTCAGGTCGAGCGTGCCGCTGTCGCGGGCGATCCGCCACATGGCGGCCCCCTCCTCCATGGTGGGAGGACGGAAATCCAGGTCGGAGGCGTCTCCGGTGGTCTGGTCAGTAGCGGACGGGTGGTCTGCGCTGTGCGCTATCAACTGGCCCATATCGCCCTCCACGGTACCGAGAGTGGCGACGAATGTGGAGCCCCCGGGGTCGCCGGAGGGGGGTGCCCTCGGAGTGTCGTGACGCAACTGTGATGGTCCGGCGTCCGCGGATCGGATTGTCGGACAACCGTGGATCATTCATGTCGACCTGCAGTGATGCCTCCTCGTCGAGGGCATCCGGCGGGGCCGATGCGCGTCCGATGTGGTGTGCGCCACATGATCGCGATGCGGGACACATTCTCGCGCGCGCGAGAAGTCAAGGTCGCGGGAGAGCCGTCCCGACGTGGCCCTGCGGTCGGTGGGCGGGTCGCTCCCGCTACCGTCGTGCTCATGAATCCCCTCGAATCATTGAACGAGTTCCTCGGAAACGCCGAGGGCTGGCTCTGGACCTGGGCAGGGATGCCCGTGGTCATCCTGCTCGGCCTGTACTTCACCATCCGCACCGGCGCCGTGCAGTTCCGGATGATCCCGGCGATGTTCGGCGCCATCACCCAGAAGGCGCAGCGGGAGGAGGTGGGTTCGGGCCGTGATCGTGCCGAGCGCACCAAGTCGCTCAGCGCCTTCCAGGCGTTCTCCGTCTCCGCCGCCGCCCGCGTGGGCACCGGCAACATCTCCGGCGTGGCCGGGGCGATCTTCCTGGGCGGGCCGGGAGCGGTGCTGTGGATGTGGGTGATGTGCCTGCTCACCGGGGCGGCGAGCTTCATCGAATCCACCCTCGCACAGCTGTGGAAGACCCGCGCGGACGACACCTACAAGGGTGGCCCCGCCTTCTACATCGCCCGCGGGCTGGGCAGCCGGAAGTTCGGGCTGTTCTTCGCGGTGCTGTTCATCTTCTGCTTCGCCTTCGCCTTCACCTCGCTGCAGGCCAACACCATCGTCGACGCCGTCACCGGTGCCGCCGCCGTGTACGTCGATCCGGCCCAGCTGGGCTGGCTGCCGGTCGTGCTCGGCGTGCTGCTCGCCGTGCTCACCGGCGTCATCGTCTTCGGCGGCATGCGCCGCGTGGCCTCGGTCGCCCAGAACATGGTCCCGATCATGGCCGCGATCTACCTGCTGATCGGCATCGTCATCGTGGGGATGAACCTCGGCGAGCTGCCCCGCGTGATCACCCAGATCGTCACCGAGGCGTTCAGCCCGCAGGCCGCCATCGGCGGCGGCTTCGGCGCGGTCATCGTCAACGGCGTCCAGCGCGGCATGCTCTCGAACGAGGCGGGCATGGGCTCGGTCCCGAACGTCGCCGCGACCGCCTCGGTCAGCCACCCCGTCAAGCAGGGCCTGGTGCAGACCCTCGGCGTCTACTTCGACACCCTGCTGATCTGCACGATCACCGCCTTCATCGTGCTGGTCTCCTTCCCGGACGTCAGCGCCGGCGGCGAGGGCCTGACGATGGTGCAGGAGTCGCTGGCGACCAACCTCGGCGGCTGGTCCGCGATCCTGCTCGCCGCGATCATGTTCCTGCTCGCCTTCACCTCGGTGCTGGGCAACTTCTCCTACGGCGAGGCGAACATGCACTTCATCACCAGCAAGCGCGGCTGGCACATCGCCTTCGGCATCGCCGTGACCGGCCTGGTGCTCGTCGGCTCGATGATCGCCGTCGACCTCGCCTGGACCATCGCCGGGGTGTCCATGGTGTTCATCGCCCTGATCAACCTCGTGGTGATCGCCCTGCTGGCCCCCACCGCGGTGAAGCTGCTGCGGCACTACAACGCCCAGCGGGCCCAGGGCCTGGACCCGATCTTCCTGGCCTCCGACCTCCCCGAGATCAAGAACGTCGAGGTCTGGGTCGGCGAGGACGTCTGCGACTACCAGGACGCCCGCGAGGCGGAGGCGGCCACCGTCTGAGCCTGCCCGCAGCGCTGCCGGCACAGGCCTGCGGCGCTGCTGGGGCCCACGGGCCGTGCGCGAGCCGACAACCGGCACGGGCACGGCCCGTCCTGCTGCCTGCTCCGACGCCGTTAGGATGGTCGGGCTCGCCGCCAGGCGGGCACGGGCCTGTAGCTCAGTGGTAGAGCATCGGACTTTTAATCCGCGGGTCGAGGGTTCGATCCCCTCCGGGCCCACGGAAAGACCCTCTGACCTGGTGTGGAGCTTCTGGCCCCATCCCGTCTAGAGGGTCTTTCCGTTTCTATTCCGTTTTACGTTGGTCCTGGAGCCGTTCTCAGCCCGTCGTGAGCGACATCTGGGGCGACGCCTGGAGGGCTCCGACGGGGACTCCGTAACCGTCGGAGTAGCTGGACTTGCTCACGCGCTCGCTGTGACCCATGAACAGGGCAATGTCCTGATCGCTGACATGGGCACGCGCCAGCGTGGAACGGACGGTGCGGCGCAGGGTGTGGAACGTGACCCACGGATAGCCTGCACGGTCGAACAGCTTCCGCAGATGCTTGTTCACGTTGTCCTGATCCATGTAGCGGCCCGTCTCTG
The window above is part of the Brachybacterium vulturis genome. Proteins encoded here:
- the ectA gene encoding diaminobutyrate acetyltransferase, producing the protein MWRIARDSGTLDLNTSYAYLIMARDFAASSRVAIAAGEPVGFVLGYQRPTAPERLFVWQIAVDESQRGRRIAARLLDALLADLPQVTTLETTITADNAASQRLFASFAERHGASHSVGPLLTEAHFPDPGHGAELLHEISELRRGT
- a CDS encoding alanine/glycine:cation symporter family protein gives rise to the protein MNPLESLNEFLGNAEGWLWTWAGMPVVILLGLYFTIRTGAVQFRMIPAMFGAITQKAQREEVGSGRDRAERTKSLSAFQAFSVSAAARVGTGNISGVAGAIFLGGPGAVLWMWVMCLLTGAASFIESTLAQLWKTRADDTYKGGPAFYIARGLGSRKFGLFFAVLFIFCFAFAFTSLQANTIVDAVTGAAAVYVDPAQLGWLPVVLGVLLAVLTGVIVFGGMRRVASVAQNMVPIMAAIYLLIGIVIVGMNLGELPRVITQIVTEAFSPQAAIGGGFGAVIVNGVQRGMLSNEAGMGSVPNVAATASVSHPVKQGLVQTLGVYFDTLLICTITAFIVLVSFPDVSAGGEGLTMVQESLATNLGGWSAILLAAIMFLLAFTSVLGNFSYGEANMHFITSKRGWHIAFGIAVTGLVLVGSMIAVDLAWTIAGVSMVFIALINLVVIALLAPTAVKLLRHYNAQRAQGLDPIFLASDLPEIKNVEVWVGEDVCDYQDAREAEAATV